CGCCAGGGATCAGTTGTTTATTACGTCCAATCGTAGAAGACAGGAGGATGTTTTCAGTGGCACCTACGCACAGCAGGTCATCAATATTCATGATGATAGCATCCTGTGCAATACCTTTCCATACAGAAACATCACCTGTTTCTTTCCAGTAGGTATAAGCCAGGGAAGATTTGGTACCCGCACCATCCGCATGCATGATATTGCAATAATCTGCCTGTCCGCCGAGAATATCGGGTACAATTTTGCAGAATGCTTTAGGAAACAGGCCCTTGTCAATGTGCTTTATCGCATTGTGCACGTCTTCTTTTCCAGCTGAAACACCGCGCTGGGCGTAGATATTCTGATCCACCAGTAGATTTTAATGTAATTAATCAAAGTGCAAAAGTAATGGATTCCACGGAATCTCTCATATATGAGCGATTCCATCGCTGATCAGGAGGATCATCAAATTGGACCACAGTCATACAATCATTTATATCTAAATGTTGTAATTTGCATAGAATATTTATATCGAAGGCGTATTATGCTCATACACAGGGACCTCACCCAATTGCCGGCATTTAAGCGGGCAGTTATTACCATCGGAACATTTGACGGCGTTCATACAGGACACCGCCACATCATTCGACAACTACAACAGGCAGCCGCTGCCTGCGATGGTGAGACGGTAATCGTCACCTTCGACCCTCATCCAAGAGAAGTGCTGCAACCAGGTAGTAACCTGGTTCGCCTGCTGACCACTTTAGATGAAAAGATTGCTTTACTGTCGGCACAGGGAATAGATCACCTCGTGATCGTTCCATTTACCCGCGGCTTCTCCGAGCTTTCTGCACAGGCCTACCTGGAAGATTTCCTGATAGAAAGATTCAAACCGCATACCATCATTATTGGCTACGATCACCGTTTTGGTCATAACCGCGAAGGGGGCCTGGAATTGCTGGAAGCAGAGCAGGCTGCCTATGGATTCAGGTTGATTGAGATTCCGCAGCAGGTAGTGCATGATTTGACCGTAAGCTCTACCAAGATCAGGAAGAGCCTGCAGGAAGGGAATGTGCACCTGGCGAATGAATTGCTGGGCTACCAGTATTTCCTGGAGGGCACTGTGGTGCATGGAGATAAGATGGGGAGAAAATTAGGGTATCCGACAGCTAATATCCAGTTGCCGGAGCAGCGGAAGCTAATTCCTGCACAGGGCATTTATGCGATCAGGGTGCATACACAGGGAGTAGTGGCGCCCTTGAATGGAGTAATGAGTATTGGTACCCGCCCTACTTTCAATGGAAATGATCTGAGATTGGAGGCACACATATTTGACTTTAAAGGAGATCTGTATGACCAGGTGATCAGGGTGGAAATGATTAGTTATATACGGGCGAACCAGAAGTTTGATAATGTGGAGGCGCTGATCGCGCAGATGGATAAAGATAGTGCTCAGGCGAAAGCCTTGCTGGCATAAAAAAGCAAAATTCGAAGGGGATGCATTATAAGTAAAATGAAGCCCCTGAAAATCGCTTAAGAAAATTTCCTCTCCACCAGGAGAGGCTAACTAAAAAGGGCGCCCCCTCTCCCGGGTGGGTGATGGAGACGAAATGGCTTTTACGCAATTCTCAGTACTTTAGTTCTTATGTTTGAAAAGAATATGGCTTCGAGATGGTATGTAACTTTAATTACAAAATCTCAAAGCAGCCCCAATTTTGAGCCGGGCTATGGGCTGCAGCCAGCTGGCATGCATAAATGCCGCTAGCTGATTAGTTCATAATTTTATAAGCCAACTCCTTCATCAATTCTCCATCTTCTACCCCGCTATCGTTAATCCCTATGCTCCGCAAATTATATGTGTGTAGCAACAATATCGCCTTCTCCGTTCCCTCCATACCGTATTGCCTGGCTGCTGCCATATAATCCTTCACAAAAAACGGGTGTACACCCAATGCCGCCGCTATCTCCTTCTCCCCTCCTTTCACACCAAAGATCTGGCTCATTTTACTAAAGAAATTATACAATGCCGGCAATACCATCTGGATAGGTCCCGCCTTGGGGTTAGCTGCAAAGTACTGGATAATGCGCATCACCTTACCCATATCTTTTTGCCCGATCGCATTCTGTAATTCAAATACATTGTACTCCTTGCTAATCCCTACATACTTCTCAATGTCATTCTCATCTATTTTTTTATCAGGCGGCAGGTTCACCAGCAATTTCTCAATCTCATTTGCCATGCGGGAAAGGTCATTGCCAATATGATCTACCAGCAGGATGCCCGCTTTTTGCGCAATCGCCCTTCCCAGGCTATTCACATAAGCATCTACCCAGGCGGCCAACTGGTTATCATACATCTTCTTGGTACTGAGTAGTACCCCTCTGTCTTTAATCAGCTTTGCCATTTTACTGCGCCCATCGATCTTCCCCTGCTTATGTGCCACCACGAAAATGGTGGAATCCAGTGGCTTATCAATATAGGCTTCCAGCTTCAGGATATCCTTCATGGCCTGAGCTTCCTTCAGCACCACTACCTGCCTTTCGGCAAACATGGGATAGCGCCTGCAGGCATTGATCACTGCACTCCAGGACGTTTCTTTTCCATATAATATCGTGAGGTTGAATCCTTTCTCCGATTCCTCCAGCAGGTGACGCTCCGCATAGTTGGTCACCTGGTCGATAAAGAAGTCTTCTTCTCCCTCCAGCCAGTATAAGGACTTGAATTTCTTTTGTTTCCAGTCTTTTATGATATCCTGATAATCCATGCCCTAAATTATTTAATATATACGACATCCCCATCTTCGATCAGGGGTACCCCCTTGAACCGCATCAGGAGCTGACCTACTGCCACCACGTCTTTCTGGCAATAGGTAACGATCCTTTCCAGGCCATTTGGCTCTCCATAATATACCTGTGCCACCATACTCCCGTCGATATCATCTTTTGGAGTAGGAATGCCCAGTACCGCTGTTAATAACTTCAGGGAAGTATAGTTCTTAAAGTCGCCAAACCTCCATAGCTGCATTGTATCCAGCATAGGAACTTCCCATGGCTTGAGATTATGCAATTGCAAAGCCGGTGGCAAAGATAACAGGTTGATGACAGACCGCCTGCAAATAAAAGGAATATCAAATTCTTTGATGTTGTGACCTGCAAACTGGAATTTGGGATTTTTTATATAAAATTTATTAACCAATTCTAAAAAACTGCTTAATAAAATCTTTTCATCGTCATGATAAATCGATTTGATTCGCAATTGGTAACGACCATTTTCTACAGTAAAAAATCCAACTGAAATACAGACAATTTTGCCGAATTCGGCATAGATCCCCGCCCTGTCAGCGTATAGGTCTTCCCATTCAGATGAATCTGGCGCAGTTTTTGCAATTTTGTCAAGCCAAAGCGTTTGCATGTTTTCCGGAAGACAGTCAAAAGCCTTGACAGCAGGTGTTGTCTCTATGTCGAGCAGTAATAATTGATCTAATGCGATATTCGGTAACACAGTTGAAAAACAGTTTATAAATTTTTATAATTAAAGTATTTTTAACACTTACATTTGTATAATTAGTTTTAACCATATAATAATTAAACTTAAATAAATAAAACGACTATGACTGAGAACACATTTAACAAACCTGCTTCGGGCTCTCCCGGATCTGAAAAACCAAGAAGCCGTAATGGACTGATATATGGTATTTTGATTGCAGCATTAGCCGGTACCTGGATCTACATGCTGTACGACAAAAATAAATCCAGCGAGATTCAAACACAACAAAGTGCTCAGATTGATTCCATTTCTTCTTCCAGGGATGCACTCCAGCAGGAATATAATGCAGCCAATGCACGTCTCGATGACCTGATCTCCCAGAATACCCGCATGGATAGCCTGGTGAAAACAAAAGATAAGGAAATTGCCGACATGAAATCCAGAATCAACGGCATTTTATCTAACAAAAATGCGACTCAGGCACAATTGGCTGAAGCACGTCGTCTGATCGAACAACTGAAAGGCAACATCAGTTCTTACCAGGAAACTATCGAAAAACTGGAAGGCGAGAAACTGGTGCTGACCGACGAACGTAATACTGCCCGTAAGGAAAGAGATTCTGTTGGCTCTATCAAAGATAGCCTCAACAAAAAAGTAAATCTCGGTTCCGTTTTACACGCTTCCAACATTCACTTACAGCCTATCATGCTGAAAAAGAATGGTAAAGAAGTAGAAACGACTAAGGCTAAACGCGCTGATCTGATGCGTATTACTTTTGATCTGGATGAGAACAGAATTGCACCAACCGGTAACAAAGAACTGTATGTTGCGATCTCTGCACCTGATGGTTCACAATTGGCTGTAGAAGCCCTGGGCTCAGGCAAATTCACACTGGATGATGGTACAGAAAAACTGTATACTGCAAAGAAAACTGTAGCCTATACCTTAGGTCAGAAACAGACCGTAGTTATAGACTGGAAACAAAATTCCGATTTCAAACCTGGTGATTACAGTGTTGAAATTTACCATGATGGATTCAAAATTGGTCAGGGTAAAGTAACGCTGAGAAAAGGCGGATTGTTCTAGTAGTTTTCCTCTATATATTATTAAATTGAATCCCGGTGTCTTCTGATACCGGGATTTTCTTTTTCCGGAAAAGGTAGTAGTCCTTCCAAAACTTAACACAAGTATCATTTTGTTAATGATTAGTTATTTGGAAAAAGACATATATAATATTCTAATTAAATCCCCCATCTTTGCACTAATCTTTTATGGTATAGCTGGAAACCCACGACCCAAAAGGTTGCA
This window of the Chitinophaga sancti genome carries:
- a CDS encoding bifunctional riboflavin kinase/FAD synthetase; translated protein: MLIHRDLTQLPAFKRAVITIGTFDGVHTGHRHIIRQLQQAAAACDGETVIVTFDPHPREVLQPGSNLVRLLTTLDEKIALLSAQGIDHLVIVPFTRGFSELSAQAYLEDFLIERFKPHTIIIGYDHRFGHNREGGLELLEAEQAAYGFRLIEIPQQVVHDLTVSSTKIRKSLQEGNVHLANELLGYQYFLEGTVVHGDKMGRKLGYPTANIQLPEQRKLIPAQGIYAIRVHTQGVVAPLNGVMSIGTRPTFNGNDLRLEAHIFDFKGDLYDQVIRVEMISYIRANQKFDNVEALIAQMDKDSAQAKALLA
- the holA gene encoding DNA polymerase III subunit delta, whose translation is MDYQDIIKDWKQKKFKSLYWLEGEEDFFIDQVTNYAERHLLEESEKGFNLTILYGKETSWSAVINACRRYPMFAERQVVVLKEAQAMKDILKLEAYIDKPLDSTIFVVAHKQGKIDGRSKMAKLIKDRGVLLSTKKMYDNQLAAWVDAYVNSLGRAIAQKAGILLVDHIGNDLSRMANEIEKLLVNLPPDKKIDENDIEKYVGISKEYNVFELQNAIGQKDMGKVMRIIQYFAANPKAGPIQMVLPALYNFFSKMSQIFGVKGGEKEIAAALGVHPFFVKDYMAAARQYGMEGTEKAILLLHTYNLRSIGINDSGVEDGELMKELAYKIMN
- a CDS encoding ribonuclease H-like domain-containing protein translates to MLPNIALDQLLLLDIETTPAVKAFDCLPENMQTLWLDKIAKTAPDSSEWEDLYADRAGIYAEFGKIVCISVGFFTVENGRYQLRIKSIYHDDEKILLSSFLELVNKFYIKNPKFQFAGHNIKEFDIPFICRRSVINLLSLPPALQLHNLKPWEVPMLDTMQLWRFGDFKNYTSLKLLTAVLGIPTPKDDIDGSMVAQVYYGEPNGLERIVTYCQKDVVAVGQLLMRFKGVPLIEDGDVVYIK